The following is a genomic window from Pseudomonas purpurea.
AGGCCATGACGGCATCGTTGAAGGCTTGACGGGCGAAGGCCACTTTGTTTTCGGTGCTGGTCAGCTCTTCGCTGAGCTGCTGCATGTTCTGCGAGCCTTTAAGGTCCGGGTAAGCCTCCAGCGTGACACTCAATCGGCTGAGCGCGCTATTGAGCGCGCCGTCGGCCAACCCCAGTTGCGCAAGGTGCCGGGCATTGTCCGGTTCGGCGGCCGCCGCCTGAAGCCCGCTTAACGCCAAATTGCGTGCGGCGGTGACGGCTTCGAGGGTGCCGCGTTCATGGTTCAGGTAGGCCTTGGCGGTTTCCACCAGGTTGGGGATCAGGTCATAGCGGCGCTTGAGCTGGACTTCGATCTGGGCGAAGGCGTTGCGCCATTCGTTGCGGCGGCTGACCAGGGTGTTGTAAATGCCGATGACGTAGAAAATCAGACCGGCCAGGACAAGCAACGAAACAATAGTTGAAACAGCCATACGGATGTCCTTATCAGCGTGCAGGAGGGCGCGCGATGTTAACCGAAATGCTGGCGGGTTGCTTTTGGACGTTGTGGGGCCGTCGTTGGTGCAAATCATCGCTACAGTTGAAGTGAGCTTTTCAACGATTGACCGCGATTGTGGTCACAGGCATTCACTGGAGGAGTCCCGATGACCCACAACACGTTCTTCGTCGCCATGACCATGCTTGCCGCCATTGTCGGCACCAGCCCGGCGGCGCTGGCCGACGATCCACCGGAAAGAACCGCCCAGGCATCCATCGCCAACCTGCGCAGCTTGCACGTCGGCGACCGCGTGCCGGACGCTTACAAACGCGGTGAAAAAGCGCTGGCCAACTGGCAGCAGCGGGGGTTGAAGACCCCGAAGAGCCTGAGCCAATGGGTGCAGGTCAATGACCGATACATGATGGTGCGCATCACCGATGGGCAAATTCTTGATGTCACGCCAATTGAGCGTTGAACGTTTGAATTTTTAGGGTATCGTCCGGCCCGGATCTGTGGGGTGGCCAAGGGCTGCCCCTTTTTATTGACTGGATGTCAGGAATACCTGTTGGAAAAGAAACCGCTGTACAGAAAGGTCAACACGACCGCTCATGGCGCCCATCAAAACCTGGCCCCCTATTACCAGTATCAGCGTAACGCCAAGGTGGTGGCCGGAACCGAGGACAAGGACCGGGCTTCCATGCATGCGCCTCAACGGCGCGGTCTGGACTACACGCCACTGTTCAAATTTCTGCTGTCGCGGGTCGGTGGGCGGTGGGACGAGATTTTCAGTGAGGCGGTGGGGCGCCTGGATCGCCCGGACCCGATCTTCTGGATGGTCGCATTGCATGAGCATGAGCGGGAAGAGTCGGTGGCTCTCGGTCAGTCAAGCTTTTACAGCGGCCTGTTTGTCGACAGTGACGGTCTTCTGAAAAAAGTGAACCCGGACTTCCGGGCCGAACACATGAAGCGCTACTGCCGCTGCTGTACCCACACCTTCAACGGAGTCGTCTACGGTCAGAACGCCGTGTTCGACTGACGACTCGCCCCAGGGGCGCGAGTAAACGAGAGCAATCAATGAACAACGAATTACAGGTCATCGACCTTGAGTTGGGCGATGGCAAAGAAGCCGTCAAAGGTGCCCTGATCACGACCCAATACCGTGGTTTTCTAGAAGACGGTACGGTCTTCGATTCCTCCTGGGAGCGTGGCAAACCGTTTCAGTGCGTGATCGGCACCGGGCGCGTGATCAAGGGCTGGGACCAGGGCCTGATGGGCATGAAAGTCGGCGGCAAGCGCAAGCTGTTGGTGCCGGCGCACCTGGCCTACGGCGAGCGCTCGATGGGCGCGCACATCATGCCCAACTCCAACCTGGTCTTCGAAATCGAACTGCTGGAAGTGCTGACGCGCGATGATTGACGAGTACGGCGTTATGCTGCTGCTCGGAGGGTGAGCAGCGCAAGTGACTAACGGCTGGCAGTGGCCATGAGCAGGCCAAATCCAAAGAAGGTCATGCCGGAGATCTTCGCCGCGAGCCACGAACCCTTGGGCGTCGATAGCCATCGTTTGGTGGCGCTCGCGAGCAGGGCATAGGTGCCATGAATCATGATCAGCAACACCCCGTAGGACGACATCAGTATGAAAAACTGACGGGGGTATGGCTCATGGACATCGATGAATTGCGGAAACACCGCCAGAAAGAAAAAGCACGCCTTGGGATTCAGCAGTTGTACCGACAGGGCGCCGATGAAACGCCGCCAGGGGCTGGTGCTGCCCTCGTTGCGGTCGAGAATGAACCGGTCGCTGCGCCAGGTTTTGTAGCCCAGATACAAAAGGTAGGCCGCACCGGCATATTTGAGCACGGTGAAGGCGCTCGCCGAGGTCGCCAGGATCAGGCCAACGCTGGTTGCACTGATGCCGGCGACGATGAACGAGCCCAGGGCAATGCCCAGAATGCCGGGCAGGGAGCCAGCCCAGCCGTGGCGCAGCGCGTTGGACAGGGTCAACACCACGCCGGGGCCCGGGCTGAGAATGGTCAGGGCGGCGAACAGTAAAAATAATCCGTAGCTGGTCATGTCTCACTCCATCCAATAACGCCGACTGCGTGGCGTGAAGAGTGGCGTTGCTGACCTGGCGTGACAAACGCTTTAATTGCGCCCTATATGTGACTAAATTAGACGCATGATTAATTCTCTCCCTCCCTTGAATGCTGTTCGTGCCTTCACCGTTGCCGCTCACCACCAGAGCATCACGCGGGCGGCGCAAGCGCTGCATGTCAGCCACAGTGCCGTCAGCCGCCATATCAAACTGCTGGAAGAACACCTCGGCGTGCTGCTGTTCGAACGGCGTATTCGCCAATTGGTGCTGACCCCCGCAGGCCAGCAGTACTTTGAGCAGGTCAGCGCCGGTCTGTCACAGATTGCCGACGCCACTGCAACCCTCAAACAGCACGCCTCGCTACGCACAGTAACGATCAATGTCCGGCCGACCTTCGCCATGCTCTGGCTGGCGCCCAGGCTGCCGGAGTTCGTGGCGCTGCATCCGGACATCCAGCCGAATGTGGTGACCAGCACTCAGGCGCCCGACCACGCCCGAGACGGCTTCGACGTGGTCATTCGGCGCGGCCGCGACGGTTGGGCGCCCGCGATTGATGCGCAGGTGCTGTTTGAGGATGACCTGGTGCTGGTCGCGGCGCCTTCGCTGCTTGAGCGTCTGGCACTGGAAGACCTTGACGCCCTGAGTCGCCACACCCTGCTGACCGCCAAGACGCGTCGCGAGGACTGGCACCACTGGGCCCGACAGTTTGGTGGCGCGCAGTCAGAAACCCAGGCCACACTGCAATTCGATCACATGCACCTGGTTCTTCAGGCCGCAGCGCAGGGACTGGGCGTTGCCTTGTGCCCGACTTCCTTCCTGGGTGATGATCTGTCGAATGAACGGCTGACCTGTCCGCTGCCGCAGTGGCGTATGCCGTTGCCGCGTTATTACTACGGCGTCGCGCCGCAGGTGACAGCACAGACGCAGGTTTTTCTGGACTGGCTGTTTTCCCGGATTGAACAGGACGCTACTCAAGCGGACCGTGTATGTGCACCGATCAAGGAAGCCTCATGCTGATTGTCTTCTCCGGCTTGCCCGGCACCGGGAAAACCACCATTGCCCGCGAACTTGCGTCGCGTACTGGCGCGACTTACGTGCGGATCGACAGCATCGAGCAAGCGATTCGCAACGCGCAGGTGCTGGCGGGCGATATTGGCAAAGCGGGCTATGACGTCGCGAATGCACTGGCACAGGCCAATCTGGGGCTGGGGCGTACGGTGATTGTCGACGGCGTGAACCCGGTCGCCGAGAGTCGCCAGGCCTGGCGCAAGATTGCCGATCAGCAGGGGCGGCCCTTGGTGGACATCGAAATCGTGTGTTCTGATCTGGCGGAGCATCGGCGTCGGGTTGAGTCCCGCGTGGTGGATGTCCCCGGTCTGCGGGCAGTGACCTGGCAGTCGGTGCTCGATCACGACTATGAAGCCTGGAACAGCCAGCCGTTGCGGCTCGACAGCGCGGTGCTGGTTCCCGAAACGGCCGTAGCGCTGATCCTGGAACACCTTGGCACACAGGTGTGACAGGCAACAAAAAGCCCACCCGCCGCGCAAGCGATGGGTGGGCTTTTTAGTGCCTCAGCGTTGGGTCAGACCTTGACGATCCAGCCCGCTGGCGCTTCGATGTCGCCGGTCTGCACACCGGTCAGCTCTTTGTAGAGCTTCTGGGTGACCGGGCCGACTTCGGTTTCGCTGTGGAACACGTGCAGCTTGTCGTTGTAGCTGATGCCGCCGATTGGCGTGATCACCGCGGCAGTCCCGCAGGCGCCGGCTTCCTTGAAGTCGCCGATTTTGTCGATGAGCACGTCACCTTCAATGACTTCCATACCCAGGCGCGATTGTGCCAGTTCGATCAGCGACAGGCGGGTGATGCCTGGCAGCACCGAAGGGGACTTCGGCGTGACGAACTTGTTGTCGTGGGTGATACCAAAGAAGTTGGCCGAGCCGACTTCTTCGATTTTCGTGTGGGTCATCGGGTCCAGGTAGATGCAGTCGGCGAAGTGTGCCTTCTTGGCCTGGGAGCCGGGCATCAGGCTGGCGGCGTAGTTGCCACCGACCTTCGCCGCGCCGGTGCCTTGTGGGGCGGCACGGTCGTAGCTGGAGATCAGGAAATTGTGCGGGGTCAGGCCACCCTTGAAGTAGGCGCCGACCGGGATGCAGAAGATCGAGAAGAGGAACTCGGGCGCGGTGCGCACGCCGATGTTGTCACCCACGCCGATCACGAATGGACGCAGGTACAGCGCGCCGCCCGTGCCGTACGGCGGGATGAAACGCTCGTTGGCCCGCACGACCGCTTTACAGGCTTCGATGAAGTCTTCGGTTTCCACATGCGGCATCAACAGGCGCGAGCAACTGCGCTGCATGCGCAGGGCGTTCTGGTCCGGGCGGAACAGGTTGATCGAACCGTCCTTGCAGCGATAGGCCTTCATGCCTTCGAAGCATTGCTGGCCATAGTGCAGGGCGGTCGAGCCTTCGCTGATGTGCAGCACATTGTCGGAGGTCAAGGTGCCCTTGTCCCAGGTACCGTTGCGCCAGTAAGACAGATAGCGTTTGTCTGTCTTGATGTAGTCAAAACCCAGCTTGTCCCAATTGATGCTTTCGTTACCCATGACACCCTCTATCACTTAACAATCGCCTGAGCGGTTCAAGGCTTCTGACGTTTTTTTTGGATGGGGACAACAATACTTCATTCCAGGCCCATTTCGCAGCCCGGACTACCGGCGGATTGGCAGATTTCTTAGGTTGCTCATGAAATTTGCCGCCGATTCTTCATTGTTCGAAACCCTGTGGCGAGGGAGCTTGCTCCCGCTCGGCTGCGAAGCAGTCGCAAATCCAGACAGCGCGGTGTGCCTGGGAGTCAGCAAGGGGCCGCTTCGCGACCCAGCGGGAGCAAGCTCCCTCGCCACAGTTGATAGCGGTTACAGGTGCAACGCGTGGCCCAACGCGCGCAACGCCGCTTCCTGCACCGCTTCACCCAGTGTCGGGTGAGCGTGGATGGTGCCGGCGATGTCTTCCAGGCATGCGCCCATTTCCAGGGACTGGCCGAACGCCGTGGACAACTCGGAAACCCCGACGCCCACCGCTTGCCAGCCGACAATCAGATGATTGTCACGCCTCGCGACCACCCGCACGAAGCCGCTTTTCGATTCCAGCGTCATCGCCCGGCCATTGGCCGCGAACGGGAAGCTCGACACGATGCAATCCAGGCCGGCGGCCTTGGCTTCGTCCGGGGTCTTGCCGACGACCACCAGCTCCGGGTCGGTAAAGCACACGGCAGCGATGGCGGTCGGGTTGAACTCGCGGGTTTTACCACTGATCAGCTCGGCGACCATCTCGCCCTGGGCCATGGCCCGGTGAGCGAGCATCGGCTCGCCGCTCAGGTCGCCGATGGCCCAGACGTTGCGCATGCTGGTAGCGCAGCGCTTGTCGATCTTGATCGCCGAGCCGTTCATGTCCAGGTTCAGCGCTTCAAGGTTCCAGCCCTGGGTGTTGGGTTTACGCCCGACCGCCACCAGCACCTGATCGGTGGCCAGGTTCAGGGTTTCACCGTTCGGGTCGCGCACTTGCAGGGTATTGGTTTGTGAATCAAAGCCTTCAACGCTGTGCTTCAAGTAAAGCTTCACGCCGAGTTGCTTCAAGGCTTCGTTGACCGGTTGGGTCAGTTCCGCGTCGTAGGGCCGGCAGGATGCGATCCTGCGCTTCGACCACACTGACCTCGGCACCGAGCTTGCGGTAGGCAATGCCCAGCTCCAGCCCGATGTAGCCGCCACCGACCACGATCAGCCGTTTCGGCACGCTTTTCGGCGCCAGGGCTTCGGTGGAGGAGATGATCGGCCCGCCAATCGGCAGCATCGGCAGGTTGACGCTTTTCGACCCGGTGGCCAGCAGCAGGTGCTCGCACTGGATGCGGGTGTCGCCGACCTCGACGGTCTTGCCGTCGATGACCTTGGCCCAGCCGTGAATGACCTGGACCTTGTGTTTTTTCAGCAGCACCCCGACGCCGGTGGTCAGGCGGTCAACGATGCCGTCCTTCCACTCGACGCTTTTGCCGATGTCCAGGGTCGGTGCCGAGACGTTGATCCCGAGCGCCGAATGCTGGCTGTGATGTTGCGTCTGGTGAAACTGCTCGGCCACATGAATCAGCGCTTTCGACGGAATGCAGCCGATGTTCAGGCAGGTGCCGCCCAGAGCCTGGCCTTCCACCAGAATGGTGTTGATGCCCAGTTGGCCCGCGCGGATCGCCGCCACGTAACCGCCAGGGCCGCCGCCGATGATCAGCAGCGTGGTGTTCAGAGTCTGTTGCATGCCTTGCTCCACAAATACTTATT
Proteins encoded in this region:
- a CDS encoding LemA family protein; amino-acid sequence: MAVSTIVSLLVLAGLIFYVIGIYNTLVSRRNEWRNAFAQIEVQLKRRYDLIPNLVETAKAYLNHERGTLEAVTAARNLALSGLQAAAAEPDNARHLAQLGLADGALNSALSRLSVTLEAYPDLKGSQNMQQLSEELTSTENKVAFARQAFNDAVMAYNTYKQMFPPVLLAGAFGHGSDASLLTFADSPLIQAAPKVSF
- a CDS encoding RcnB family protein; this translates as MTHNTFFVAMTMLAAIVGTSPAALADDPPERTAQASIANLRSLHVGDRVPDAYKRGEKALANWQQRGLKTPKSLSQWVQVNDRYMMVRITDGQILDVTPIER
- a CDS encoding FKBP-type peptidyl-prolyl cis-trans isomerase, producing the protein MNNELQVIDLELGDGKEAVKGALITTQYRGFLEDGTVFDSSWERGKPFQCVIGTGRVIKGWDQGLMGMKVGGKRKLLVPAHLAYGERSMGAHIMPNSNLVFEIELLEVLTRDD
- a CDS encoding LysE family translocator, translated to MTSYGLFLLFAALTILSPGPGVVLTLSNALRHGWAGSLPGILGIALGSFIVAGISATSVGLILATSASAFTVLKYAGAAYLLYLGYKTWRSDRFILDRNEGSTSPWRRFIGALSVQLLNPKACFFFLAVFPQFIDVHEPYPRQFFILMSSYGVLLIMIHGTYALLASATKRWLSTPKGSWLAAKISGMTFFGFGLLMATASR
- a CDS encoding LysR substrate-binding domain-containing protein; this encodes MINSLPPLNAVRAFTVAAHHQSITRAAQALHVSHSAVSRHIKLLEEHLGVLLFERRIRQLVLTPAGQQYFEQVSAGLSQIADATATLKQHASLRTVTINVRPTFAMLWLAPRLPEFVALHPDIQPNVVTSTQAPDHARDGFDVVIRRGRDGWAPAIDAQVLFEDDLVLVAAPSLLERLALEDLDALSRHTLLTAKTRREDWHHWARQFGGAQSETQATLQFDHMHLVLQAAAQGLGVALCPTSFLGDDLSNERLTCPLPQWRMPLPRYYYGVAPQVTAQTQVFLDWLFSRIEQDATQADRVCAPIKEASC
- a CDS encoding AAA family ATPase, which produces MLIVFSGLPGTGKTTIARELASRTGATYVRIDSIEQAIRNAQVLAGDIGKAGYDVANALAQANLGLGRTVIVDGVNPVAESRQAWRKIADQQGRPLVDIEIVCSDLAEHRRRVESRVVDVPGLRAVTWQSVLDHDYEAWNSQPLRLDSAVLVPETAVALILEHLGTQV
- a CDS encoding branched-chain amino acid aminotransferase; amino-acid sequence: MGNESINWDKLGFDYIKTDKRYLSYWRNGTWDKGTLTSDNVLHISEGSTALHYGQQCFEGMKAYRCKDGSINLFRPDQNALRMQRSCSRLLMPHVETEDFIEACKAVVRANERFIPPYGTGGALYLRPFVIGVGDNIGVRTAPEFLFSIFCIPVGAYFKGGLTPHNFLISSYDRAAPQGTGAAKVGGNYAASLMPGSQAKKAHFADCIYLDPMTHTKIEEVGSANFFGITHDNKFVTPKSPSVLPGITRLSLIELAQSRLGMEVIEGDVLIDKIGDFKEAGACGTAAVITPIGGISYNDKLHVFHSETEVGPVTQKLYKELTGVQTGDIEAPAGWIVKV